A window of the Brachyhypopomus gauderio isolate BG-103 chromosome 14, BGAUD_0.2, whole genome shotgun sequence genome harbors these coding sequences:
- the LOC143474607 gene encoding homeodomain-interacting protein kinase 1-like: MAYFDSMATSSSFLSMDDYRLVQHEVLCSASNRYEVLEFLGRGTFGQVAKCWKRGTSQSVAIKILKNHPAYARQGLIEMSILSRLNKENVDEFNIVRSYECFQHRNHLCLVFEMLGQSLQDFVKHSPLPLKCIRPIVQQLAMALLKLKSLGLIHTDLKPDNIMLVDPVRQPYRVKVIDFGSATHVSKAVCSSYLQTRYYRSPEIILGLPFCEAIDMWSLGCVIAELFLGCPLYPGASEYDQIRYISQTQGLPAENLLSAGTKTRCFFHRGSGSSYHLWRLKTPLEHEVELGVKSQETRRYIFDRLDDMKQVNMPILEGTDVQVEKADRWEFINLLKKMLTLDAGKRITPLETLKHPFVTMAHLSHYPHSAHVKSCFQNMEICKRRCTGFDGSRGLFGSGGVAGGGAGGGGQHQLQPSSHLQQPARPTQPGGPASTSLSCVAPPIVISDTLHPAVRIITISSDTEGKDNAKILPTSCGVNKRVDVNSCVTVGDSDTCSPLSPRRLPTFVENAATLPKSLAMVIPPESSAAASGMVQKDLGCAFCQSSPAQRRETQSPPSFSLSEPGPGSVVIS; encoded by the exons ATGGCGTACTTTGACTCCATGGCTACAAGCAGCAGTTTCCTCAGCATGGACGACTACCGTCTAGTGCAGCACGAGGTCCTCTGCTCTGCCTCCAACAGATACGAGGTGCTGGAGTTCCTTGGCCGCGGGACTTTTGGCCAGGTGGCCAAGTGCTGGAAGCGCGGCACCAGTCAATCTGTCGCCATCAAGATCCTGAAAAATCACCCTGCCTATGCCCGCCAGGGCCTGATCGAG ATGAGCATCCTGAGCCGTCTCAACAAGGAGAACGTAGACGAGTTCAACATTGTTCGCTCGTACGAGTGCTTCCAGCACAGGAACCACTTATGCCTGgtgtttgagatgctggggcagAGCCTGCAGGACTTCGTCAAGCACAGCCCGCTGCCGCTGAAGTGCATCCGGCCCATAGTGCAGCAGTTGGCCATGGCGCTCCTGAAGCTGAAGAGTCTGGGCCTGATCCACACCGACCTCAAGCCTGACAACATCATGCTGGTGGACCCCGTCAGGCAGCCGTACCGGGTCAAGGTCATCGACTTCGGCTCCGCCACCCACGTCTCCAAGGCCGTGTGCTCCTCCTACCTGCAGACCAGATACTACCG ATCGCCCGAGATCATCCTGGGTCTCCCGTTCTGCGAGGCCATCGATATGTGGTCCCTGGGCTGTGTCATCGCCGAGCTCTTCCTGGGCTGTCCCCTGTATCCTGGAGCATCTGAATACGATCAG ATCCGgtacatctcccagacgcagggcctTCCAGCAGAGAACCTCCTGAGTGCGGGAACCAAGACCAGATGCTTCTTCCACAGGGGCTCTGGCTCCAGCTACCATCTGTGGAGACTCAag ACGCCTTTAGAGCATGAGGTGGAGCTTGGCGTCAAGTCCCAAGAGACCAGGAGATACATTTTCGACCGTCTCGATGACATGAAGCAG GTcaacatgcccattctggaagGCACAGACGTTCAGGTGGAGAAGGCTGACCGGTGGGAGTTCATCAACCTGCTTAAAAAGATGCTGACGCTGGACGCAGGGAAACGGATCACGCCATTGGAGACTCTCAAACACCCATTCGTCACCatggctcacctctctcactaccctcacagtgcaca TGTAAAGTCTTGCTTCCAGAACATGGAGATCTGTAAGCGGAGGTGCACGGGCTTCGACGGCAGCAGAGGCCTGTTCGGCAGTGGGGGcgtggctgggggcggggctgggggcgggggccAGCACCAACTCCAACCTTCCAGTCACCTTCAGCAGCCAGCCCGACCAACACAGCCAGGTGGGCCTGCCAGCACAAGCTTGTCGTGTGTTGCACCA CCCATCGTCATCTCGGACACACTCCACCCCGCTGTCAGAATAATCACCATCTCCAGCGACACCGAGGGCAAGGACAATGCCAAGATCCTGCCCACCAG CTGCGGCGTGAACAAGCGGGTGGACGTCAACAGCTGTGTGACCGTGGGGGACTCGGACACCTGCAGCCCGCTCAGCCCCAGGCGCCTGCCCACCTTTGTGGAAAACGCCGCCACCCTGCCCAAGTCGCTGGCCATGGTCATCCCACCGG AATCGAGCGCCGCGGCCTCCGGGATGGTCCAAAAAGACCTCGGTTGTGCCTTCTGCCAGAGCAGCCCTGCCCAGCGCCGAGAGACACAGAGTCCTCCAAGTTTCAGCCTCTCTGAGCCAG GTCCAGGATCTGTTGTGATCTCATGA